A DNA window from Pungitius pungitius chromosome 1, fPunPun2.1, whole genome shotgun sequence contains the following coding sequences:
- the LOC119221759 gene encoding uncharacterized protein LOC119221759, which yields MHIIIITPHRLCAINALLSLFILAAENEVTKTNVQEESLTMTQCRTLRRYHAAKMIKDIPETAFPLTKSQSEDLEKQETRLTRAEKNLPESNCQCIAWCMSACIVQAVPGTSLDYKWLKCKQCKKWIHFHCAGIVGEWADKDFDCGCNKVVQPNIKESLESIEVDNMLTDQEIEDMEQNLRDGKLLSNRVYLHHNKGVYPGLKTMYATHNTLLDEIKTAEMMNRLKNILPAPGTQHKTYLEEVILPEVTILWLRKTFGLWRHEAERILLKGEDARSGAEKPTSSPAGQDPTDTTEYWQNRNAES from the exons AtgcacataataataataactcctcACAGATTGTGTGCGATTAACGCTCTCTTATCATTGTTCATCTTGGCTGCCGAGAATGAAGTGACCAAAACGAATGTCCAAGAAGAGTCACTGACAATGACCCAATGCCGGACTCTGCGACGATACCACGCAGCAAAGATGATAAAGGATATCCCAGAGACA GCCTTTCCTCTCACAAAGAGTCAGTCAGAGGatttagaaaaacaagagaCCAGGCTCACAAGGGCAGAAAAAAATCTGCCGGAATCCAACTGCCAGTGCATCGCATGGTGCATGAGTGCCTGCATTGTTCAGGCTGTCCCGGGGACAAGCCT AGATTACAAATGGCTCAAGTGCAAACAATGCAAGAAATGGATTCATTTCCATTGCGCTGGGATTGTTGGAGAGTGGGCCGACAAAGACTTTGATTGTGGCTGCAATAAAGTTGTCCAACCAAATAT TAAGGAAAGCTTGGAATCAATTGAGGTGGACAACATGTTGACTGACCAAGAAATAGAG GATATGGAGCAAAATCTAAGAGATGGCAAGCTTCTGTCCAACAGAGTCTATCTGCACCATAATAAAGGTGTTTATCCAGGGCTCAAGACCATGTATGCCACCCATAACACACTGTTGGATGAAATTAAG ACTGCAGAGATGATGAACAGGCTGAAGAACATCCTGCCAGCACCAGGAACACAACACAAGACTTACCTGGAAGAAGTCATTCTGCCAGAG gTAACAATCCTGTGGCTGAGGAAAACTTTTGGTCTTTGGCGACACGAGGCAGAACGTATCCTTTTGAAAGGGGAAGATGCACGAAG TGGAGCAGAAAAGCCAACCAGCAGCCCTGCAGGCCAAGATCCGACAGACACCACAG AATATTGGCAAAATCGGAACGCTGAATCCTAA